A region of Streptomyces sp. R44 DNA encodes the following proteins:
- a CDS encoding 2'-5' RNA ligase family protein: MGTVTLGVSIAVPEPYGSLLQERRAGFGDPAAYGIPTHVTLVPPTEVPEERLPEIEAHLAGVAADHQPFPVRLEGTGTFRPLSPVVFVKLAEGVPLCNALQHRIRDEAGPLARELQFPYHPHVTVAHGISEEGMDRAFEELAGYEAAWTCRSFALYEQGPDGVWRKLYDYEFGSGRPIAAVPAQGGSPVDTPAPTA, encoded by the coding sequence GTGGGGACCGTAACGCTCGGCGTTTCGATCGCGGTCCCGGAGCCCTACGGCAGCCTGCTCCAGGAGCGGCGCGCCGGCTTCGGGGACCCTGCCGCGTACGGCATCCCCACGCACGTCACGCTGGTCCCGCCGACCGAGGTGCCCGAGGAGCGGCTGCCGGAGATCGAGGCGCACCTCGCGGGTGTCGCCGCCGACCACCAGCCGTTCCCCGTGCGCCTGGAAGGCACCGGCACCTTCCGTCCGCTCTCCCCGGTCGTCTTCGTGAAGCTGGCGGAGGGCGTGCCCCTCTGCAACGCCCTCCAGCACCGGATCCGCGACGAGGCCGGCCCCCTCGCGCGCGAGCTGCAGTTCCCGTACCACCCGCACGTCACCGTGGCGCACGGCATCTCCGAGGAGGGGATGGACCGGGCGTTCGAGGAGCTCGCCGGGTACGAGGCGGCCTGGACCTGCCGCTCCTTCGCGCTGTACGAGCAGGGCCCGGACGGGGTCTGGCGGAAGCTGTACGACTACGAGTTCGGCAGCGGCCGCCCGATCGCCGCGGTCCCCGCGCAGGGCGGCAGCCCGGTGGACACCCCGGCGCCCACCGCCTAG
- a CDS encoding SCO4848 family membrane protein, whose translation MKLSRRVSWFLLAFGMWSWFIWVTFVKNLWNDGSGLAFDDAGDPTAYFWVHLLLAVTSFVLGTVIGVIGLRGVRAARRADA comes from the coding sequence ATGAAGCTCAGCCGCCGTGTCTCCTGGTTCCTGCTCGCGTTCGGCATGTGGTCCTGGTTCATCTGGGTCACTTTCGTCAAGAACCTCTGGAACGACGGGAGCGGCCTCGCCTTCGACGACGCGGGCGACCCGACGGCCTACTTCTGGGTTCATCTGCTGCTTGCCGTCACGTCCTTTGTCCTGGGGACGGTGATCGGCGTGATCGGGTTGCGCGGGGTGCGCGCCGCGCGCCGCGCGGACGCCTAG
- a CDS encoding TetR family transcriptional regulator, translated as MTEEKKAPKSEQTRTLILETALRLFKERGYDKTTMRAIAQEAGVSVGNAYYYFSSKEHLVQGFYDRIAEEHQAAVEPILTGPEKDLTARIRGVYLGWLDIAEPYHEFAAQFFKNAADPDSPLSPFSPESEGPREAAIEVHRRVISGATVKVDPELREALPRLLWLQQMGLVLFWVYDRSEGAANSRRLVERLAPVTARAISLSRFRILRPLVKETHELLSDFMPTAAGMAASGKPEKKTSAKPQEAS; from the coding sequence GTGACGGAAGAGAAGAAGGCCCCCAAGAGCGAGCAGACCCGCACGCTCATCCTCGAAACCGCGCTCCGGCTGTTCAAGGAGCGCGGTTACGACAAGACGACGATGCGGGCCATCGCCCAGGAGGCCGGGGTCTCCGTCGGCAACGCGTACTACTACTTCTCCTCCAAGGAGCACCTCGTCCAGGGCTTCTACGACCGGATCGCCGAGGAGCACCAGGCGGCCGTCGAGCCCATCCTGACCGGCCCCGAGAAGGACCTCACCGCCCGGATCCGCGGGGTCTACCTCGGCTGGCTCGACATCGCGGAGCCGTACCACGAGTTCGCGGCCCAGTTCTTCAAGAACGCCGCCGACCCGGACAGCCCGCTCAGCCCCTTCTCCCCCGAGTCGGAGGGCCCGCGCGAGGCGGCGATCGAGGTGCACCGGCGGGTCATCTCCGGAGCCACGGTCAAGGTCGACCCCGAACTGAGGGAAGCGCTCCCGCGGTTGCTGTGGCTCCAGCAGATGGGCCTCGTGCTGTTCTGGGTGTACGACCGCTCGGAGGGCGCGGCGAACAGCCGGCGCCTGGTGGAGCGCCTCGCGCCGGTCACCGCCCGCGCGATCTCGCTCTCCCGCTTCCGGATCCTGCGTCCGCTGGTCAAGGAGACGCACGAACTGCTCTCCGACTTCATGCCGACGGCGGCCGGAATGGCGGCCTCGGGCAAGCCCGAGAAGAAGACGAGCGCGAAGCCGCAGGAGGCCTCGTAA
- a CDS encoding phosphatase PAP2 family protein, with protein MLAALRECGHRPRVAVAARGLSLSGEHGALWLAAGLAAAALDPPRRRDWLRGTALVATAHLASMGVKRLVRRPRPAPGTYEPLVRTAGRHSFPSSHATSAAAAVVAFGVLHPTAGRLAAPVAGAMCLSRLVAGVHYPSDVAVGALLGAATAAAGRRLLVAPTRARGEGLS; from the coding sequence GTGCTCGCCGCGCTGCGGGAATGCGGGCATCGGCCGCGGGTGGCCGTCGCCGCCCGTGGGCTCTCCCTCAGCGGCGAGCACGGCGCCCTCTGGCTGGCCGCCGGGCTCGCGGCCGCCGCCCTCGACCCGCCGCGCCGGCGCGACTGGCTGCGCGGTACCGCCCTCGTCGCCACCGCGCACCTGGCCAGCATGGGCGTCAAGCGGCTCGTACGGCGGCCCCGGCCGGCCCCGGGCACGTACGAGCCCCTGGTCCGTACAGCCGGCCGCCACTCCTTCCCCAGCTCCCACGCCACCTCCGCCGCCGCCGCGGTCGTCGCCTTCGGCGTGCTCCATCCGACCGCCGGCCGGCTCGCCGCCCCCGTGGCCGGCGCGATGTGCCTCTCCCGTCTGGTCGCCGGCGTCCACTACCCGAGCGACGTCGCCGTCGGCGCCCTGCTCGGCGCCGCCACGGCCGCCGCCGGTCGACGTCTCCTCGTCGCCCCCACGCGCGCGCGTGGCGAGGGGCTCTCGTGA
- a CDS encoding FAD-binding protein yields MAVETHVLDDDCEAITGWGRTAPTLARVQRPRGHAEVAEALRACGRRGAVARGLGRAYGDAAQNAGGTVLDMTGLDRILAVDTTAGLVVCEAGVSLHRLMAALLPLGWFVPVTPGTRYVTVGGAIGADIHGKNHHVSGSFGRHVTALELLTADGEIRTVLPGTPLFDATTGGMGLTGVILSATLRLLPVETSLMRVDTERVPDLDELMARLTATDHAYRYSVAWIDLLARGAATGRAVLTRGDHAPYDALPRRHRARRDPLAFRPGRLPAPPPYVPGGLLGRTTVGLFNELWYRRAPRAATGSLQSLPAFFHPLDGVPHWNRIYGPGGFVQYQFVVPYGQEDTLRRIVRRIADRGCPSFLAVLKRFGAGDPGWLSFPLPGWTLALDLPTGLPGLGRFLDALDEEVVGAGGRVYLAKDSRVRPETLAAMYPRLDEFRALRAALDPRSVLTSDLARRLRL; encoded by the coding sequence ATGGCTGTCGAGACCCACGTCCTGGACGACGACTGCGAAGCGATCACCGGCTGGGGCCGCACCGCCCCCACCCTCGCGCGCGTGCAGCGGCCCCGCGGGCACGCCGAGGTCGCGGAGGCCCTCCGGGCCTGTGGGCGCCGCGGGGCCGTCGCACGCGGCCTCGGCCGTGCGTACGGCGACGCCGCGCAGAACGCCGGCGGCACCGTCCTCGACATGACCGGTCTCGACCGGATCCTCGCCGTCGACACCACCGCCGGGCTCGTCGTCTGCGAGGCCGGCGTCAGCCTGCACCGGCTGATGGCGGCCCTGCTGCCGCTCGGCTGGTTCGTCCCGGTCACCCCCGGCACCCGGTACGTGACCGTCGGCGGCGCGATCGGCGCCGACATCCACGGCAAGAACCACCACGTCTCGGGTTCCTTCGGCCGCCATGTGACCGCGCTCGAACTCCTCACCGCCGACGGCGAGATCAGGACCGTGCTCCCCGGGACACCGCTCTTCGACGCCACCACCGGCGGCATGGGCCTGACCGGGGTGATCCTCTCCGCCACCCTGCGGCTGCTCCCCGTCGAGACCTCCCTCATGCGCGTGGACACCGAGCGCGTCCCGGACCTCGACGAGCTGATGGCCCGGCTCACGGCCACCGACCACGCGTACCGCTACTCCGTCGCCTGGATCGACCTGCTCGCCCGCGGCGCCGCCACCGGCCGGGCCGTCCTGACGCGCGGCGACCACGCCCCGTACGACGCACTCCCCCGCCGCCACCGGGCCCGCCGCGATCCGCTCGCCTTCCGGCCGGGCCGGCTGCCCGCCCCGCCGCCGTACGTCCCCGGCGGGCTCCTCGGCCGCACCACCGTCGGGCTCTTCAACGAGCTCTGGTACCGCAGGGCCCCCCGCGCCGCGACCGGCAGCCTCCAGTCGCTTCCGGCCTTCTTCCACCCCCTCGACGGCGTCCCGCACTGGAACCGGATCTACGGGCCCGGCGGCTTCGTCCAGTACCAGTTCGTCGTCCCGTACGGGCAGGAGGACACCCTCCGCCGGATCGTGCGGCGGATCGCGGACCGGGGCTGCCCCTCGTTCCTCGCCGTCCTGAAACGGTTCGGCGCGGGCGATCCCGGCTGGTTGTCGTTCCCCCTTCCCGGCTGGACCCTCGCCCTCGACCTCCCCACCGGCCTCCCCGGGCTCGGCCGCTTCCTCGACGCGCTCGACGAGGAGGTCGTCGGTGCCGGCGGCCGGGTCTACCTCGCCAAGGACTCCCGGGTCCGGCCGGAGACCCTGGCCGCGATGTACCCCCGGCTCGACGAGTTCCGGGCGCTGCGCGCCGCGCTCGACCCCCGGTCGGTCCTCACCTCGGACCTGGCCCGCCGTCTCCGTCTCTAG
- a CDS encoding decaprenyl-phosphate phosphoribosyltransferase — protein sequence MSERAGAAVLEAPAVVQHTPAPTRGGRLLGLVRTARPRQWVKNVLVLAAPAAAGRLGSWQTGARLALVFALFTAAASAVYLLNDARDAEADRAHPAKCRRPVASGQVSAALAAGTGIVLGLGSAVAAAFLCGPLTAALLVAYLAMQVAYCVRLKHVLVVDLAVVATGFLMRAMIGGVALGIPLSRWFLITTGFGALFMVAAKRYSEAVQMEGTDGATRALLTQYTTGYLRFVWQLAAGTAVLGYCLWALEAGPVETSLPWRQLSVGAFVLGVLRYAVFADRGAAGAPEDVVLRDRPLAVIGLAWAALYGMSVAGL from the coding sequence GTGAGCGAGCGGGCCGGGGCCGCCGTCCTCGAAGCCCCCGCCGTCGTCCAGCACACGCCCGCGCCCACACGCGGTGGGCGGCTGCTCGGGCTCGTCCGGACCGCCCGGCCCCGGCAGTGGGTCAAGAACGTCCTCGTCCTCGCCGCCCCCGCCGCCGCCGGACGCCTCGGCTCCTGGCAGACCGGCGCCCGGCTCGCCCTCGTCTTCGCCCTCTTCACGGCCGCCGCCTCCGCCGTCTACCTCCTCAACGACGCCCGTGACGCCGAGGCCGACCGCGCCCACCCCGCCAAGTGCCGCCGCCCCGTGGCCTCGGGACAGGTGTCCGCGGCTCTCGCCGCCGGCACCGGCATCGTCCTCGGCCTCGGGTCCGCCGTCGCCGCCGCGTTCCTGTGCGGCCCGCTGACCGCCGCCCTGCTCGTCGCGTACCTCGCCATGCAGGTCGCGTACTGCGTCCGCCTCAAGCACGTCCTCGTCGTCGACCTCGCCGTCGTCGCCACCGGCTTCCTCATGCGGGCGATGATCGGCGGGGTCGCGCTCGGCATCCCGCTCTCCCGCTGGTTCCTCATCACGACCGGGTTCGGCGCGCTCTTCATGGTCGCCGCCAAGCGGTACTCCGAGGCCGTCCAGATGGAGGGCACCGACGGCGCCACGCGCGCGCTGCTCACCCAGTACACGACGGGGTACCTCCGGTTCGTCTGGCAGCTCGCGGCCGGCACCGCCGTCCTCGGCTACTGCCTGTGGGCCCTGGAGGCGGGCCCGGTGGAGACGTCCCTGCCGTGGCGTCAGCTCTCCGTCGGCGCCTTCGTCCTCGGGGTCCTGCGGTACGCCGTCTTCGCCGACCGCGGCGCGGCGGGCGCGCCCGAGGACGTCGTGCTGCGCGACCGGCCGCTCGCCGTCATCGGCCTCGCATGGGCCGCGCTGTACGGGATGTCGGTCGCGGGTCTGTGA
- the trpS gene encoding tryptophan--tRNA ligase: MASDSPRVLSGIQPTAGSFHLGNYLGAVRQWVALQESHDAFYMVVDLHAITVPQDPAELRANTRLAAAQLLAAGLDPERCTLFIQSHVPEHAQLGWVMNCLTGFGEASRMTQFKDKSAKQGADRATVGLFTYPILQVADILLYQAHEVPVGEDQRQHIELTRDLAERFNGRFGETFTIPKPYILKETAKIFDLQDPTIKMSKSASSPKGLINLLDDPKATAKKVKSAVTDTDTVIRFDPENKAGVSNLLTIMSTLTDTSVEDLEKSYEGKMYGALKTDLAEVMVDFVTPFRARTQEYLDDPETLDSVLAKGAEKARAVAAETLAQTYERMGFLPAKH, translated from the coding sequence ATGGCCTCTGACAGTCCCCGTGTGCTCTCCGGAATCCAGCCCACCGCAGGCTCGTTCCACCTCGGCAACTACCTCGGCGCCGTCCGCCAGTGGGTCGCCCTGCAGGAGTCGCACGACGCCTTCTACATGGTCGTCGACCTGCACGCGATCACGGTCCCGCAGGACCCCGCCGAGCTGCGCGCCAACACCCGGCTCGCCGCCGCCCAGCTGCTCGCCGCCGGGCTCGACCCCGAGCGCTGCACCCTCTTCATCCAGAGCCACGTCCCCGAGCACGCCCAGCTCGGCTGGGTCATGAACTGCCTCACCGGCTTCGGCGAGGCCTCCCGCATGACCCAGTTCAAGGACAAGTCCGCCAAGCAGGGCGCCGACCGCGCCACCGTCGGCCTCTTCACGTACCCGATCCTCCAGGTCGCGGACATCCTGCTCTACCAGGCCCACGAGGTCCCGGTCGGCGAGGACCAGCGCCAGCACATCGAGCTGACCCGCGACCTCGCGGAGCGCTTCAACGGCCGCTTCGGCGAGACGTTCACGATCCCGAAGCCGTACATCCTCAAGGAGACGGCGAAGATCTTCGACCTCCAGGACCCGACGATCAAGATGAGCAAGTCGGCGTCCTCGCCGAAGGGTCTGATCAACCTCCTGGACGACCCGAAGGCCACCGCCAAGAAGGTCAAGAGCGCCGTCACCGACACCGACACGGTGATCCGCTTCGACCCGGAGAACAAGGCCGGCGTCTCCAACCTGCTCACCATCATGTCCACGCTCACCGACACGTCCGTCGAGGACCTGGAGAAGAGCTACGAGGGCAAGATGTACGGCGCGCTGAAGACGGATCTCGCCGAGGTCATGGTGGACTTCGTCACGCCGTTCCGGGCCCGCACGCAGGAATACCTGGACGACCCGGAGACGCTGGACTCGGTCCTGGCCAAGGGAGCGGAGAAGGCCCGCGCGGTCGCCGCCGAGACGCTGGCGCAGACGTACGAGCGCATGGGCTTCCTGCCCGCCAAGCACTGA
- a CDS encoding metallophosphoesterase, which produces MVVFLLVLVVVLALLGTVHWYVWRRLVRDVTAPGGLPRRLGTAAVVALPLLSIAALVSSRAGAPFALQQAVAWPGFLWLAVLLYLVLALLAGEAVRPLLHAWLRRRAAEPVAAPVPVPTSVTAAAEQPEPAALGPSRRLFVSRVVAGSAAAVAVGTVGYGTYGVLRGPRVKRVTVPLAKIPRAAHGYRIAVVSDIHLGPILGRAHTQRIVDSINAAQPDLIAVVGDLVDGTVENLGPAAEPLARLRARHGSFFVTGNHEYFSGADAWVDHVRELGLHPLRNARVEIPAGFDLAGVDDVAGESEGRGPDFGRALGDRDRARAAVLLAHQPIVIHDAVRHGVDLQLSGHTHGGQLWPGNYLAELANPTVAGLERYGDTQLYVSRGAGAWGPPVRVGAPSDITIVELASKQA; this is translated from the coding sequence GTGGTCGTCTTTCTGCTGGTCCTGGTCGTGGTGCTCGCGCTGCTCGGGACGGTGCACTGGTACGTGTGGCGGCGTCTGGTGCGCGACGTCACGGCGCCCGGCGGGCTGCCGCGCCGGCTCGGTACGGCCGCCGTCGTGGCCCTGCCGCTGCTCTCGATCGCCGCCCTGGTCTCCTCGCGGGCCGGCGCGCCCTTCGCGCTCCAGCAGGCGGTCGCCTGGCCCGGCTTCCTCTGGCTCGCCGTGCTCCTGTACCTGGTCCTGGCGCTGCTGGCCGGCGAGGCCGTCCGGCCGCTCCTGCACGCCTGGCTGCGCCGCCGTGCGGCGGAGCCCGTGGCCGCCCCCGTACCCGTACCCACGTCCGTGACGGCGGCCGCCGAGCAGCCCGAGCCCGCGGCCCTCGGCCCCTCCCGTCGTCTCTTCGTCTCCCGGGTCGTCGCCGGGTCCGCTGCCGCCGTCGCCGTCGGGACCGTCGGGTACGGCACGTACGGGGTGCTGCGCGGGCCCCGGGTCAAGCGGGTCACCGTCCCGCTCGCCAAGATCCCGCGCGCCGCGCACGGTTACCGGATCGCGGTCGTGTCCGACATCCACCTCGGGCCGATCCTGGGCCGCGCCCACACCCAGCGGATCGTGGACTCGATCAACGCCGCCCAGCCCGATCTGATCGCGGTCGTCGGCGACCTCGTCGACGGCACCGTCGAGAACCTCGGCCCGGCCGCCGAGCCGCTCGCCCGGCTCCGCGCCCGGCACGGCTCCTTCTTCGTGACCGGCAACCACGAGTACTTCTCGGGCGCCGACGCCTGGGTCGACCACGTCCGGGAACTCGGCCTGCACCCGCTGCGCAACGCGCGCGTGGAGATCCCGGCCGGCTTCGACCTCGCCGGCGTCGACGACGTCGCGGGGGAGAGCGAGGGCCGGGGCCCCGACTTCGGGCGGGCCCTCGGCGACCGCGACCGGGCCCGCGCCGCGGTGCTCCTCGCGCACCAGCCGATCGTCATCCACGACGCCGTACGCCACGGGGTGGATCTGCAGCTCTCCGGCCACACCCACGGCGGCCAGCTCTGGCCCGGCAACTACCTCGCCGAACTGGCCAATCCGACCGTCGCCGGGCTCGAACGGTACGGGGACACCCAGCTGTACGTCTCCCGGGGCGCGGGTGCCTGGGGGCCGCCGGTGCGGGTGGGGGCGCCCTCCGACATCACGATCGTCGAACTCGCCTCGAAACAGGCCTGA
- a CDS encoding thiol-disulfide oxidoreductase DCC family protein, which yields MGRLTVLYDADCPLCVHLRHWLLRQRQLVPLDLVPAGSQQARRLFPALDHAATLREITVIGDRGQVYRETSAWIVCLWALADHRAKAHWLSTPAGQPFARMTVLAAAKWREALKGPGQEDGHGGDGRCGDGRCEAPGPPG from the coding sequence GTGGGACGCCTGACCGTGCTGTACGACGCCGACTGCCCGCTCTGCGTGCACCTCAGGCACTGGCTGCTGCGCCAGCGGCAGCTCGTCCCGCTCGACCTCGTACCCGCGGGATCGCAGCAGGCACGGCGCCTCTTCCCGGCCCTCGACCACGCCGCGACCCTGCGGGAGATCACCGTGATCGGGGACCGGGGCCAGGTCTACCGGGAGACCTCCGCCTGGATCGTCTGCCTCTGGGCCCTGGCCGACCACCGGGCCAAGGCCCATTGGCTCTCCACCCCCGCCGGACAGCCCTTCGCCCGGATGACCGTCCTGGCGGCCGCGAAATGGCGCGAGGCCCTCAAGGGGCCGGGACAGGAGGACGGCCACGGCGGGGACGGGCGGTGCGGCGACGGGCGCTGCGAGGCGCCAGGTCCGCCCGGTTAG
- a CDS encoding ABC transporter substrate-binding protein, with product MRSTVRLRILITCGVLVAAGVGGWQLLPSDGERTDPITVGTTDEVTSLDPAGAYDAGSWAMYSNVFQSLLTFKPGLSQPVPDAAESCKFVGTRLTTYQCTLRDDLTFASGRKITAEDVKYSFERMLRIKTDVGPQPLFPTLKNVSAEGRTVTFHLSGRDATFPLKVATGAGSIVDKDQYPADRLRTGTAVDGSGPYLLKEYKEGESARLEPNPRYKGAVSKAGHTVLVKYFGQSEDLAKAWKAKEVQVTHRQLPPAFLSTLDTKDGTRVTEAESAEIRNLNFNVRPGSPMADKAVRQAVAAVLDRPAITTGAYKGTVEPLYSLIPQGFVGHSTAFFDVYPQPDAKKAKGLLRAAGVKTPVKFTYGFRKDATYAAEAAEVKRQLEETGLFEVKVVEADWQSFQKGYAKGSYDAYPVGWLPDFPDSDSFTAPLVGTANTLHNGFSSKRIDSLISSTQQYSDRARATNDFKEIQDEVASDVPLVPLWQKKDYVLSTEAVAGSQYLTDGTGIWRLWELSWI from the coding sequence ATGCGGTCGACGGTCCGTCTGCGGATCCTCATCACTTGTGGAGTACTGGTGGCCGCCGGAGTGGGGGGCTGGCAACTCCTGCCCTCCGACGGCGAGCGGACCGACCCGATCACCGTCGGCACCACCGACGAGGTGACCTCGCTCGACCCGGCCGGCGCCTACGACGCCGGCTCCTGGGCCATGTACAGCAACGTCTTCCAGTCGCTGCTGACGTTCAAGCCGGGCCTCAGCCAGCCGGTCCCGGACGCCGCCGAGAGCTGCAAGTTCGTGGGCACCAGGCTCACCACGTACCAGTGCACGCTCCGCGACGACCTGACCTTCGCCAGCGGTCGCAAGATCACCGCCGAGGACGTCAAGTACTCCTTCGAGCGCATGCTGCGCATCAAGACGGACGTCGGCCCGCAGCCGCTCTTCCCGACCCTGAAGAACGTCTCGGCCGAGGGCCGTACGGTCACCTTCCACCTGAGCGGCCGTGACGCCACGTTCCCGCTGAAGGTGGCCACGGGCGCCGGCTCGATCGTGGACAAGGACCAGTACCCGGCCGACAGGCTGCGCACGGGCACCGCGGTCGACGGCTCGGGGCCGTACCTCCTCAAGGAGTACAAGGAGGGCGAGTCCGCCCGCCTGGAGCCCAACCCCCGGTACAAGGGCGCCGTCAGCAAGGCCGGCCACACGGTCCTCGTGAAGTACTTCGGCCAGTCCGAGGACCTCGCCAAGGCCTGGAAGGCGAAGGAGGTCCAGGTGACGCACCGCCAGCTGCCGCCGGCCTTCCTCTCCACCCTGGACACCAAGGACGGGACCCGCGTCACCGAGGCGGAGAGCGCCGAGATCCGCAACCTCAACTTCAACGTCCGGCCCGGCTCGCCCATGGCGGACAAGGCCGTACGGCAGGCCGTCGCCGCCGTCCTCGACCGCCCGGCGATCACCACGGGCGCCTACAAGGGCACGGTCGAGCCGCTGTACTCCCTCATCCCGCAGGGCTTCGTCGGCCACAGCACCGCCTTCTTCGACGTCTACCCGCAGCCGGACGCGAAGAAGGCCAAGGGCCTCCTGAGGGCGGCCGGGGTCAAGACGCCGGTGAAGTTCACGTACGGCTTCCGCAAGGACGCCACCTACGCCGCCGAGGCCGCCGAGGTCAAGCGGCAGCTGGAGGAGACCGGCCTCTTCGAGGTCAAGGTCGTCGAGGCCGACTGGCAGAGCTTCCAGAAGGGTTACGCGAAGGGCAGCTACGACGCCTACCCCGTCGGCTGGCTCCCCGACTTCCCCGACTCCGACAGCTTCACCGCGCCGCTCGTCGGCACCGCGAACACCCTGCACAACGGCTTCTCCAGCAAGCGGATCGACAGCCTGATCTCCTCGACGCAGCAGTACAGCGACCGGGCCAGGGCGACGAACGACTTCAAGGAGATCCAGGACGAGGTCGCCTCCGACGTCCCGCTCGTCCCGCTGTGGCAGAAGAAGGACTACGTCCTGTCCACGGAGGCGGTCGCCGGCTCCCAGTACCTGACGGACGGCACGGGCATCTGGCGCCTGTGGGAGCTCAGCTGGATCTGA
- a CDS encoding YihY/virulence factor BrkB family protein, translating to MDWLSKLPVIGPWVTRLMRTHAWHAYETLDEAHWTRLAAAITFVSFIALFPLITVAAAIGAALLTPDQLDTIEKKISDQVPGISDQLDIAGLVANAGTIGLVAGIVLLVTGVSWIGSMRECLRAVWGLDAVEGNPFLLKGKDGLILLGLGGVAVASLAASWLGSTAVGWSADRIGISSGGAGGVLLQAAAVLVAVVADFLILLYVLTLLPGVEPRRRDLVVAALMGAVGFELLKLLLGGYMRGVAAKSMYGAFGVPVALLLWINFTAKLLLFCAAWTVTEPGRRKTETTTPDGQESPEGPRTPESPEGPRNGGAAQPPRPAASGG from the coding sequence ATGGACTGGCTGAGCAAGCTCCCCGTCATCGGCCCGTGGGTGACCCGCCTCATGCGGACCCACGCCTGGCACGCGTACGAGACCCTCGACGAGGCGCACTGGACGCGGCTCGCCGCCGCGATCACCTTCGTCTCCTTCATCGCCCTCTTCCCGCTGATCACGGTCGCCGCCGCGATCGGCGCCGCGCTCCTCACGCCGGATCAGCTCGACACGATCGAGAAGAAGATCAGCGACCAGGTGCCCGGCATCTCCGACCAGCTCGACATCGCCGGGCTCGTCGCCAACGCCGGCACCATCGGGCTCGTCGCCGGCATCGTCCTCCTCGTCACCGGCGTCAGCTGGATCGGCTCCATGCGCGAGTGCCTGCGTGCCGTCTGGGGACTGGACGCCGTCGAGGGCAACCCGTTCCTGCTCAAGGGCAAGGACGGGCTGATCCTCCTCGGCCTCGGCGGCGTCGCGGTCGCCTCGCTCGCCGCGTCCTGGCTCGGCTCCACCGCCGTCGGCTGGAGCGCCGACCGGATCGGCATCTCCAGCGGGGGCGCGGGCGGCGTACTGCTCCAGGCGGCCGCCGTCCTCGTCGCCGTCGTCGCCGACTTCCTGATCCTGCTGTACGTGCTCACGCTGCTGCCGGGCGTCGAACCGCGCCGCCGCGACCTGGTGGTGGCGGCGCTGATGGGCGCGGTCGGCTTCGAGCTGCTGAAGCTGCTGCTCGGCGGCTACATGAGGGGGGTCGCGGCGAAGTCGATGTACGGGGCGTTCGGCGTGCCGGTCGCCCTGCTCCTCTGGATCAACTTCACCGCGAAGCTGCTGCTGTTCTGCGCGGCGTGGACGGTCACGGAGCCGGGTCGGAGGAAGACGGAGACGACGACCCCGGACGGTCAGGAGTCCCCTGAGGGTCCTCGGACTCCCGAGTCTCCGGAAGGTCCTCGGAACGGCGGCGCCGCGCAGCCCCCGCGGCCAGCGGCCAGCGGCGGTTGA
- a CDS encoding decaprenylphospho-beta-D-erythro-pentofuranosid-2-ulose 2-reductase yields MKDAFGAPQSLLVLGGTSEIGLATARRLIARRTRTVWLAGRPSPALTAAADSLRALGADVRTVPFDALDTESHEERLGKIFTEGDIDMVLLAFGVLGDQARDESDPVAAVRVAQTNYTGAVSAGLVCAGALQAQGHGSLVVLSSVAGERARRANFIYGSSKAGLDAFAQGLGDALHGTGVHVMVVRPGFVRSKMTAGLAEAPLATTPEAVAGAIELGLRRRSETVWVPGALRMVMAAVRHVPRPLFRRLPV; encoded by the coding sequence GTGAAGGACGCCTTCGGTGCCCCGCAGTCCCTGCTCGTCCTCGGCGGCACCTCCGAGATCGGGCTCGCCACCGCCCGCCGGCTGATCGCGCGCCGCACCCGTACGGTCTGGCTGGCCGGCCGCCCCTCCCCCGCGCTCACGGCCGCCGCCGACTCGCTGCGCGCGCTCGGCGCGGACGTGCGCACGGTGCCGTTCGACGCGCTCGACACCGAGTCGCACGAGGAGCGGCTCGGGAAGATCTTCACCGAGGGGGACATCGACATGGTGCTGCTCGCCTTCGGCGTCCTCGGCGACCAGGCCCGCGACGAGTCCGACCCGGTCGCCGCCGTCCGGGTCGCGCAGACCAACTACACGGGCGCCGTCTCGGCCGGACTGGTGTGCGCGGGCGCGCTCCAGGCGCAGGGGCACGGCTCGCTGGTGGTGCTGTCGTCGGTGGCGGGCGAACGGGCCCGCCGCGCCAACTTCATCTACGGCTCGTCGAAGGCGGGCCTCGACGCCTTCGCCCAGGGCCTCGGGGACGCGCTGCACGGCACGGGCGTGCACGTCATGGTCGTACGGCCCGGGTTCGTGCGCTCGAAGATGACCGCCGGGCTCGCGGAGGCGCCGCTCGCGACGACCCCGGAGGCGGTCGCGGGCGCGATCGAGCTGGGGCTGCGGCGCCGCTCGGAGACGGTGTGGGTGCCGGGGGCGCTGCGGATGGTGATGGCGGCGGTACGGCACGTGCCGAGGCCGCTGTTCCGCCGCCTTCCGGTGTGA